Proteins encoded by one window of Salvia splendens isolate huo1 chromosome 14, SspV2, whole genome shotgun sequence:
- the LOC121764673 gene encoding putative receptor-like protein kinase At5g39000, whose product MQPPPAEDMALPSMEQRQFTLVEIRSATGDFSAENRIGEGGFGEVFKAAIGDGTKLAAVKRLKRPAINERLARQGFAREIEALTQLRHRHIVSLIGYCSEQGEMILVYEYIANGTLEDHLHGPSRNRSPLKWTERLSICVGACRGLDYLHTSCPGNSIIHGDVKSSNILLDENLVAKVSDFGSAKQINADVSERNSSTAEMYSRGYLDPLAAVTGRFTMASDVYSFGVVMLEVVSERRADSRPQNDDLLSIWAVEKFLKGKGCELVASSLSGEISKQCRSCFLGIVERCLQREAEKRPTITEVLALLIKALGLQQERPDPTRWFWQSKVSPKEVIPSGLAQDNVIREDELEHLPAIPLAEFQDITGGFSSKFLIAKRSTGVSLFRGVLKTGQDAAIKRFKKKLLDQEFLAQVSKISRLQHKNVVQPLGYCVNGDQQLLAFEFAPYGSLHDIFHGKNLESSTVVPWLQRIKIAVGAAKGLEYIHENGLIHHSIKSSNILLFDDGNAKISDVSLSIPCPCKPARGHKRYPEQAPCGCCYHPPECVSTNRTQESDVYSFGVVLLEILTGQKATQPLVQQFLAILHEATETPMQREEDIKKVVDDRLGFGRKCSASAVVKMVEVALSCLAKEADSRPDMSTVLIRLERASWETQIYVRKHEQQ is encoded by the exons ATGCAGCCACCTCCAGCTGAAGACATGGCATTACCCTCGATGGAGCAACGCCAGTTCACTCTCGTGGAGATCCGGTCCGCCACCGGAGATTTCAGTGCGGAGAATCGCATCGGAGAAGGCGGCTTCGGAGAAGTCTTCAAGGCCGCCATCGGCGACGGCACAAAGCTGGCGGCGGTGAAGCGTCTGAAGCGGCCGGCGATCAACGAAAGACTAGCTAGGCAGGGGTTCGCGAGGGAGATCGAAGCGCTCACTCAACTCCGCCATCGCCATATAGTGTCTCTCATCGGCTACTGCAGTGAGCAGGGCGAGATGATTCTGGTTTATGAGTACATTGCCAATGGAACCCTAGAAGATCACCTCCACGGACCGTCGAGAAATAGGAGCCCGCTCAAATGGACTGAGCGCCTCAGTATCTGCGTTGGAGCGTGTCGCGGTTTGGATTATCTTCACACTTCCTGCCCCGGCAACTCAATCATACATGGTGATGTGAAGAGCTCTAACATCCTTCTAGATGAAAATTTAGTAGCTAAGGTTTCGGATTTTGGGTCGGCCAAACAAATTAATGCGGATGTATCCGAGAGAAACAGCAGCACTGCTGAGATGTACTCGCGCGGTTATCTTGACCCCCTTGCTGCTGTCACAGGGAGATTTACTATGGCTAGCGACGTATATTCTTTTGGTGTGGTGATGTTGGAAGTAGTGAGTGAGAGAAGAGCTGATAGCCGGCCTCAGAATGACGACCTACTGTCCATTTGGGCTGTTGAAAAATTTCTTAAGGGAAAAGGTTGTGAGCTTGTAGCTTCCTCTTTGAGTGGAGAAATCTCAAAACAATGCCGCAGTTGTTTTTTAGGGATCGTTGAAAGATGCTTGCAGAGAGAAGCAGAGAAACGGCCGACAATTACTGAGGTTTTGGCCCTGCTTATAAAAGCCCTCGGGTTACAGCAGGAGAGGCCAGACCCAACGCGTTGGTTTTGGCAATCGAAAGTATCTCCAAAGGAAGTTATACCATCCG GATTAGCACAAGACAATGTGATTCGAGAAGATGAATTAGAGCACCTCCCTGCCATTCCGCTTGCTGAATTTCAGGACATAACTGGTGGTTTTAGTTCCAAGTTCTTGATTGCCAAGAGATCCACTGGAGTAAGTTTATTCCGTGGGGTCCTCAAAACCGGACAGGATGCTGCGATTAAAAGGTTCAAGAAGAAGTTGTTGGACCAAGAATTTCTAGCACAG GTATCGAAAATATCTCGCCTGCAGCATAAAAACGTGGTTCAGCCCCTTGGTTACTGCGTGAATGGCGATCAGCAGCTCTTAGCTTTCGAGTTTGCTCCATATGGATCCCTACATGACATTTTTCATG GCAAAAATTTGGAGTCAAGTACAGTTGTTCCATGGTTACAAAGAATCAAGATTGCGGTTGGGGCTGCAAAAGGACTGGAGTACATTCATGAGAACGGACTAATTCATCATAGCATCAAATCTAGCAATATTTTACTTTTCGATGATGGAAATGCTAAGATAAGTGATGTTAGTCTGTCAATTCCATGCCCTTGTAAGCCGGCTCGTGGTCATAAACGCTATCCTGAACAAGCTCCCTGTGGTTGTTGTTATCATCCCCCAGA ATGTGTATCCACTAATCGAACTCAAGAAAGCGATGTGTACAGCTTTGGTGTGGTTCTCCTTGAAATCTTGACAGGTCAGAAAGCCACACAGCCACTGGTACAACAGTTCCTTGCAATATTG CACGAGGCAACGGAAACACCAATGCAAAGAGAAGAAGACATAAAGAAGGTTGTGGATGATAGACTTGGATTTGGAAGAAAATGCTCTGCCAGTGCAGTTGTAAAG ATGGTTGAAGTTGCTTTGTCGTGCCTTGCAAAGGAAGCTGATTCTCGCCCTGACATGAGCACTGTTTTAATTCGTCTCGAGAGGGCTTCATGGGAAACACAAATTTATGTACGAAAACATGAGCAGCAGTAA
- the LOC121764676 gene encoding proline-rich protein 2-like isoform X2, whose amino-acid sequence MGLRLNLLAVGVFLLSHLRSIQAKSPTFEVVGAMHCNDCINNRNSSQGLEVVIRCNANEMRARGNGGVDESGKFNVTLSAETAEDSGDTDGCYAKLQSRSGAPCHIQAAQTASVKIISNSTINITRHTAVIKFSPITCQSAFFWLFPNLTIFGSRPQPKHTPPQAASPVQPPSPSPQPSYDTPAPSLPPTVVDAPSPPPQNGPSQSPVQTPSPTQPPTVIAPTPASSVQPVPAAGISAPPFRGRPNPIPKAPPIPELPVTPSVPRKYFNPPKSRSKPPRSV is encoded by the exons ATGGGGCTTCGACTTAATCTCTTGGCCGTCGGCGTTTTCCTACTCTCACATCTTCGCTCCATTCAAGCCAAGAGCCCGACATTTGAGGTAGTCGGGGCTATGCACTGCAACGATTGCATAAACAATCGCAACTCATCTCAAG GGCTTGAAGTTGTGATCAGGTGCAACGCGAATGAGATGAGGGCGCGGGGAAACGGAGGCGTTGATGAGAGTGGGAAGTTCAACGTGACGCTCTCTGCTGAGACCGCGGAGGACTCTGGCGACACGGACGGCTGCTACGCGAAGCTGCAGAGTAGATCCGGTGCGCCCTGCCACATACAAGCAGCGCAAACTGCCTCAGTGAAAATTATCAGTAAttccacaataaatattactagGCACACCGCTGTAATAAAATTTTCACCTATCACTTGCCAATCTGCCTTCTTTTGGCTTTTCCCCAACCTCACAATCTTCGGCTCACGGCCGCAGCCGAAGCACACCCCTCCGCAGGCTGCTTCTCCCGTGCAACCACCATCTCCGTCGCCTCAGCCGTCATATGATACACCGGCTCCGTCCCTTCCACCTACTGTAGTTGACGCTCCATCACCGCCGCCGCAAAATGGCCCAAGTCAGTCCCCTGTTCAAACGCCAAGCCCAACTCAACCACCCACTGTGATTGCACCAACTCCGGCGTCATCGGTTCAGCCAGTGCCGGCTGCTGGAATATCGGCCCCGCCGTTTCGGGGAAGGCCAAATCCAATTCCGAAAGCGCCGCCGATTCCGGAGCTGCCGGTGACGCCGAGTGTGCCGAGAAAGTATTTCAATCCGCCAAAATCAAGATCCAAGCCTCCACGTTCTGTTTAA
- the LOC121764676 gene encoding proline-rich protein 2-like isoform X1: protein MGLRLNLLAVGVFLLSHLRSIQAKSPTFEVVGAMHCNDCINNRNSSQVAGLEVVIRCNANEMRARGNGGVDESGKFNVTLSAETAEDSGDTDGCYAKLQSRSGAPCHIQAAQTASVKIISNSTINITRHTAVIKFSPITCQSAFFWLFPNLTIFGSRPQPKHTPPQAASPVQPPSPSPQPSYDTPAPSLPPTVVDAPSPPPQNGPSQSPVQTPSPTQPPTVIAPTPASSVQPVPAAGISAPPFRGRPNPIPKAPPIPELPVTPSVPRKYFNPPKSRSKPPRSV from the exons ATGGGGCTTCGACTTAATCTCTTGGCCGTCGGCGTTTTCCTACTCTCACATCTTCGCTCCATTCAAGCCAAGAGCCCGACATTTGAGGTAGTCGGGGCTATGCACTGCAACGATTGCATAAACAATCGCAACTCATCTCAAG TTGCAGGGCTTGAAGTTGTGATCAGGTGCAACGCGAATGAGATGAGGGCGCGGGGAAACGGAGGCGTTGATGAGAGTGGGAAGTTCAACGTGACGCTCTCTGCTGAGACCGCGGAGGACTCTGGCGACACGGACGGCTGCTACGCGAAGCTGCAGAGTAGATCCGGTGCGCCCTGCCACATACAAGCAGCGCAAACTGCCTCAGTGAAAATTATCAGTAAttccacaataaatattactagGCACACCGCTGTAATAAAATTTTCACCTATCACTTGCCAATCTGCCTTCTTTTGGCTTTTCCCCAACCTCACAATCTTCGGCTCACGGCCGCAGCCGAAGCACACCCCTCCGCAGGCTGCTTCTCCCGTGCAACCACCATCTCCGTCGCCTCAGCCGTCATATGATACACCGGCTCCGTCCCTTCCACCTACTGTAGTTGACGCTCCATCACCGCCGCCGCAAAATGGCCCAAGTCAGTCCCCTGTTCAAACGCCAAGCCCAACTCAACCACCCACTGTGATTGCACCAACTCCGGCGTCATCGGTTCAGCCAGTGCCGGCTGCTGGAATATCGGCCCCGCCGTTTCGGGGAAGGCCAAATCCAATTCCGAAAGCGCCGCCGATTCCGGAGCTGCCGGTGACGCCGAGTGTGCCGAGAAAGTATTTCAATCCGCCAAAATCAAGATCCAAGCCTCCACGTTCTGTTTAA
- the LOC121764455 gene encoding protein argonaute 4A-like, producing the protein MKMELSLQPQMLPPPPKTIPLDVVPIRIVPPKESPVMEIAKPKAAPVISHRPGLKGRRVCLLTNFFKVTVTGAMDDFYHYDISIFREDGSEVISKNVRRAVVEELSEMYKQELAGKRLVYDGAGSLFTLGPLPQNILEFSVVTEGKSFRKGSSVGGGGSPDRNDQKRRKLVTCFRTFKVVMSFVSQNSMKSFNERSLRVLNTILLHQACKKGCLVVGQSFFLHELANYIDLGGGVLGCRGFFSSFRSLQGGLFLNHDVSMTTTIQPGAVVDFLLNYQNVKTPFNIDWSKASRTLKNLRIRVKHLNQEFKITGLSERSCKEQKFPLKLRSERDSNRGNQTIQTTVYDYFVSTRAISLSYSENLPCINVGKPNRETFFPVELCFLVPLQRNKNELTVYQRTAMVTKSSQKPEDLLKILTDVSKRIKHEVETDPVLQSCGVMINTSLVQAEGRVLPAPRLKMGNGEHIIPRNGWWNNKDKKLLDPKKLENWVVVNFSTSCDVRNLFNEFAKVASAKGMVTCPPACVLDENPKNRKKLPSVRVDMMFQQLQSRFKQRPPKFIICLLSDKKFSDLYGPWKRKTLIEFGIQNQCLSTNKIDELYLINVLLKINMKLGGLNHAVVSELTRTIPLVSKIPTMILGIHVFHTSSGRAEAPSVASVVGSREWPKMSSYRASLRALPPKSQMIDSLFKPMSEQMDAGIIRELLKEFHSSSGQKKPAQIIIFRNGLSISQFKEFLNVEMDQIRKACSFLEANWRPKFTVIVSQRRHHTKFFEADLGANVPSGTTVDSKVCDVQCTNFYMCPHSARIGTSRPTHYHVLVDEIGFTSDDLQELIHSSSYMFQRCNRAISEVAPVRYARLAASMMSMAVKPEEMVNASQGYQLPKFHKNVASSMFFI; encoded by the exons ATGAAAATGGAGTTAAGTTTACAGCCACAGATGCTGCCTCCACCTCCCAAGACAATTCCACTGGATGTAGTTCCCATCAGAATCGTACCTCCGAAGGAATCGCCGGTGATGGAGATAGCCAAGCCTAAAGCAGCTCCGGTGATCAGCCACCGGCCGGGTTTGAAAGGGAGAAGAGTTTGTTTATTGACAAATTTTTTCAAAGTCACTGTCACCGGAGCTATGGATGACTTTTATCACTATGAT ATATCGATTTTTCGTGAAGATGGGAGTGAGGTTATTAGTAAAAATGTTAGGAGGGCAGTGGTTGAGGAGCTCTCTGAGATGTATAAACAAGAGTTAGCTGGGAAAAGACTTGTTTATGATGGAGCCGGAAGCTTATTCACTCTTGGTCCGCTGCCACAGAACATTCTCGAGTTTTCTGTTGTTACGGAAGGGAAAAG TTTTCGTAAAGGCAGCAGTGTTGGAGGCGGTGGGAGCCCGGACAGGAATGATCAGAAGAGGCGGAAGCTCGTGACTTGTTTCAGAACATTCAAAGTGGTGATGAGTTTTGTGTCTCAAAACTCAATGAAATCCTTCAATGAGAGAAGCTTGAGAGTTTTGAACACTATTCTGCTGCACCAAGCATGTAAAAA GGGCTGTCTTGTGGTTGGCCAATCATTCTTTCTACACGAGCTTGCAAACTACATCGACTTAGGTGGTGGCGTTCTTGGATGTAGAGGTTTCTTTTCGAGCTTTAGGTCTCTTCAGGGTGGATTGTTTCTGAATCATG ACGTGTCTATGACAACAACCATACAGCCAGGTGCAGTAGTGGATTTCCTTTTGAACTACCAAAATGTGAAAACTCCCTTCAACATTGATTGGAGTAAG GCAAGCCGAACATTGAAGAATTTGAGGATCAGAGTGAAGCATTTGAATCAGGAGTTCAAAATCACAGGGTTAAGTGAAAGATCTTGCAAAGAACAGAA ATTTCCTTTGAAGTTGAGAAGTGAAAGAGACAGTAATCGCGGGAACCAAACTATTCAGACAACGGTGTACGATTACTTTGTTAGCACACGTGCCATTTCACTGAGTTACAGCGAAAACTTACCTTGCATCAACGTTGGGAAGCCTAATAGAGAAACTTTCTTCCCAGTCGAG CTTTGTTTTCTGGTTCCTCTACAACGCAACAAGAATGAGTTAACCGTCTATCAGAGAACTGCAATGGTGACGAAATCCAGCCAAAAACCAGAGGATTTGCTCAAGATTTTGACAGAC GTTTCAAAGAGGATTAAGCATGAGGTTGAAACTGATCCAGTGCTGCAATCTTGTGGCGTTATGATCAACACTTCGTTAGTTCAAGCTGAAGGTCGTGTACTTCCAGCTCCACGG TTGAAAATGGGAAATGGAGAGCATATAATACCTAGAAATGGTTGGTGGAACAACAAAGATAAG AAACTCCTGGATCCAAAGAAACTCGAGAATTGGGTGGTGGTGAACTTCTCCACTAGCTGTGATGTTCGGAATCTGTTTAATGAGTTTGCGAAAGTTGCCTCGGCTAAAGGAATG GTTACGTGTCCCCCAGCGTGTGTTCTCGatgaaaatcctaaaaatagaaagaaacttCCTTCTGTTAGAGTGGATATGATGTTCCAGCAGTTGCAGTCAAGATTCAAGCAGCGTCCACCAAAATTCATCATCTGCCTTCTTTCTGATAAGAAGTTCTCCGATTTATATG GTCCTTGGAAAAGGAAGACTCTCATAGAGTTTGGAATTCAGAATCAGTGCCTCTCAACTAACAAAATTGATGAGCTTTATCTGATCAATGTGCTGCTGAAGATAAATATGAAG CTCGGTGGGCTTAATCATGCTGTCGTCTCTGAATTAACACGAACCATTCCACTGGTTAGCAAGATTCCTACGATGATTCTTGGCATCCATGTTTTCCACACTTCTTCTGGCCGAGCTGAGGCGCCTTCCGTTGCTTCA GTCGTTGGCTCAAGAGAGTGGCCAAAAATGTCAAGCTATCGAGCTTCTCTTCGTGCACTTCCTCCGAAATCCCAAATGATAGATTCACTTTTCAAGCCAATGTCTGAACAGATGGATGCAGGCATAATAAGGGAGTTGCTGAAGGAGTTTCACTCAAGCTCGGGCCAGAAAAAGCCGGCTCAAATCATAATATTTAG AAACGGACTGAGCATATCGCAGTTTAAGGAGTTCTTGAATGTAGAAATGGATCAGATTCGTAAG GCCTGTAGCTTTCTTGAGGCGAACTGGCGTCCCAAGTTCACAGTTATTGTGTCACAGAGGCGGCATCACACTAAATTCTTCGAGGCTGATTTGGGAGCTAACGTCCCTTCAG GAACTACTGTTGACAGCAAAGTTTGTGATGTTCAATGTACTAATTTCTACATGTGTCCGCATTCTGCCAGGATT GGGACATCCAGGCCAACACATTACCATGTCCTGGTAGACGAAATCGGATTCACATCAGATGATCTGCAGGAACTGATTCATTCTTCATCCTACAT GTTCCAGAGATGCAACAGGGCGATATCGGAAG TGGCTCCTGTTCGTTATGCACGACTAGCGGCTTCTATGATGTCGATGGCTGTCAAGCCCGAAGAAATGGTGAATGCATCACAAGGGTATCAACTGCCAAAGTTTCACAAAAATGTGGCCTCTTCAATGTTCTTCATCTGA
- the LOC121764677 gene encoding G patch domain-containing protein 11, which produces MAGGDEEDDDYMGDLSQFIPPEVSQSFSKKDPSCNNVAVSKSSSSKKSKYHNWQEQRELDRKRKQIEEDKLTVENAGSAIPQSNIGFKLLKQMGYSPGSALGKEGSGRAEPVSLEIRRGRAGIGTEDPEVAKMRREKAKYEMDKRKESELMEIFGSHQKERWKGKRVVMNFRKADAALAQLENREVKVEKKEEEDAEKEGEEEEEEEITEEDLLNILLKLRDEFKYCLFCGCQYESMEALESNCTGINEDDH; this is translated from the exons ATGGCTGGAGGTgacgaagaagatgatgattATATGGGAGACCTCTCCCAATTCATTCCACCAGAGGTTTCTCAATCTTTCTCAAAAAAG GATCCTAGCTGTAATAATGTTGCAGTGTCAAAGTCTTCTTCAAGCAAGAAATCGAAATATCACAACTGGCAGGAGCAGAGGGAGCTCGACCGGAAAAGGAAGCAAATCGAAGAGGATAAACTGACAGTAGAAAATGCAGGCTCTGCAATACCACAGTCTAATATTGGTTTCAAGCTGCTGAAACAAATGGGCTACAGTCCTGGCTCTGCACTGGGCAAGGAAGGTTCAGGGAGGGCTGAGCCGGTTTCTCTGGAGATCAGAAGGGGTCGGGCTGGAATTGGCACGGAAGATCCAGAGGTAGCAAAGATGAGGAGAGAGAAAGCGAAATATGAGATGGATAAGAGGAAAGAGAGTGAGTTGATGGAGATTTTCGGAAGTCACCAGAAGGAGCGGTGGAAGGGAAAGAGAGTCGTGATGAACTTCCGAAAGGCTGATGCTGCTCTGGCGCAGCTCGAGAATAGGGAGGTTAAGGtggagaagaaggaagaagaagatgcgGAAAAGGAAGgcgaagaagaggaggaagaagaaattaCAGAAGAG GATTTGCTAAACATATTGTTGAAGCTACGAGACGAGTTCAAATACTGTCTCTTCTGTGGATGCCAG TACGAGTCCATGGAGGCCCTCGAATCAAACTGCACCGGGATTAATGAAGACGACCACTAG
- the LOC121764679 gene encoding 50S ribosomal protein L18, chloroplastic-like: MWCNSTSITLSFLQTTTHHSQLSNGVGRNSVQIVPLRRLTLEAAATTRREDRTARHIRIRKKVEGTPERPRLCVFRSNKHIYAQVIDDTKMHTLASASTMQKPISEEFDYSSGPTIDVAKRVGEAIAKACLEKGIEKVAFDRGGYPYHGRIEALADAAREHGLQF; the protein is encoded by the exons ATGTGGTGCAATTCCACTTCCATTACGCTTTCCTTTCTTCAAACAACTACCCATCACTCCCAGCTCTCCAATGGAGTTGGCCGCAATTCCGTTCAAATAGTTCCCCTCCGCCGCCTCACCCTCGAAGCAGCCGCCACCACACGGAGGGAGGACCGAACTGCTCGTCACATTCGCATTCGCAAGAAG GTGGAAGGGACGCCGGAGAGGCCGAGATTGTGTGTTTTTCGCTCCAACAAACACATCTATGCTCAAGTAATTGACGATACAAAGATGCACACTCTTGCCTCAGCCTCAACAATGCAGAAACCCATCTCAGAGGAGTTCGATTACTCCTCCGGCCCAACTATT GATGTTGCCAAGAGAGTGGGTGAAGCCATAGCTAAAGCTTGTCTCGAGAAAGGGATCGAGAAGGTGGCATTCGATCGAGGTGGTTACCCCTACCATGGCCGGATCGAGGCTTTAGCGGATGCTGCAAGGGAGCATGGTCTGCAGTTTTGA
- the LOC121764456 gene encoding pto-interacting protein 1-like, whose amino-acid sequence MSMTANFSMPCGTYVFRGTLKTGPPVAIKRLGTNLPHQEFLTKVSTIFGLKHENVVKLLHYCADNDQHFLVYEFAQQGSLYNILYGGRGIEPEPRPALSWAQRIRIGVGAARGLRYLHEKNLMHYMIASDNVSVFDDVNRLLRTVSVHEIVDAKLKADYPPRAAERMAEIACSCLQFPSNLSPEMSEVLNSLEELLPLDSQS is encoded by the exons ATGTCCATGACTGCTAACTTTAGCATGCCGTGTGGAACATATGTATTCCGCGGAACCCTTAAAACTGGACCGCCTGTAGCGATCAAAAGGCTCGGCACGAATCTGCCACACCAAGAATTTCTAACAAAG GTTTCAACAATATTTGGTCTAAAGCATGAAAATGTGGTTAAGTTACTTCATTATTGTGCGGACAATGATCAGCATTTCCTGGTGTATGAGTTTGCACAGCAAGGGTCCTTATACAACATTCTTTATG GAGGAAGAGGCATTGAGCCTGAGCCGCGTCCGGCTCTGTCATGGGCCCAGCGTATCAGAATTGGTGTTGGGGCTGCAAGGGGCTTACGCTACTTGCATGAGAAGAACTTGATGCATTATATGATAGCATCCGACAATGTTTCAGTTTTTGATGAT GTAAATCGACTGCTCCGTACAGTATCTGTGCACGAGATTGTCGACGCTAAACTTAAAGCAGACTACCCTCCCAGGGCAGCTGAAAGG ATGGCGGAAATTGCTTGTTCATGTCTTCAATTTCCATCCAATCTTAGTCCAGAAATGAGTGAAGTTCTCAACTCTCTCGAAGAGCTGTTACCACTAGACTCACAGAGTTGA